One segment of Streptomyces sp. TG1A-8 DNA contains the following:
- a CDS encoding class I SAM-dependent methyltransferase, with amino-acid sequence MTEADSAAARLTPQKLFEMMAGFKATAVLRAGVELGVFDALAKGPADAAEVAARLGTDPRGTRLLLGALAALGLLQGRDDWYELAAGAEDLLVSSSPQYCGGITAVASSQGEWEALGQLARTVREGTPVPGVDALAPDFPYWSDFATHTTFGTLRAAGLLADVLDSWARPREDLDVLDVGCGHGLSGYVLAQRLPQARVHSQDWPTVLEVAGRHAERLGVRDRVEMLPGDAFEVPLTRSYDLIVVGNVLFHFPPDRAAALVRRLAGALAPDGRLVVMGFTTGDQPPAEEPHAHLLGLLMLSWTRGGEMHSTAAHRGMLAGAGLTETELHARPGLPLRILVASRPRPTA; translated from the coding sequence GTGACCGAGGCCGACAGCGCAGCCGCGCGGCTGACGCCGCAGAAGCTGTTCGAGATGATGGCCGGGTTCAAGGCGACCGCCGTGCTCCGCGCCGGGGTCGAGCTGGGCGTCTTCGACGCGCTGGCGAAGGGGCCCGCCGACGCGGCGGAGGTGGCGGCCCGGCTGGGCACCGACCCGCGCGGCACCCGGCTGCTGCTCGGGGCCCTGGCCGCGCTGGGCCTGCTCCAGGGCCGCGACGACTGGTACGAACTGGCCGCCGGCGCGGAGGACCTGCTGGTCAGCAGCAGCCCGCAGTACTGCGGCGGCATCACCGCGGTGGCGTCCAGCCAGGGCGAGTGGGAGGCGCTGGGACAGCTGGCGCGGACCGTGCGCGAGGGCACCCCGGTGCCGGGTGTCGACGCCCTCGCGCCCGACTTCCCCTACTGGTCGGACTTCGCCACCCACACCACCTTCGGCACGCTGCGGGCGGCCGGACTGCTCGCCGACGTGCTCGACTCCTGGGCCCGCCCGCGCGAGGACCTCGACGTGCTCGACGTCGGCTGCGGTCACGGGCTGTCCGGCTACGTGCTCGCCCAGCGCCTGCCGCAGGCCCGGGTCCACTCGCAGGACTGGCCGACCGTGCTGGAGGTGGCCGGCCGGCACGCCGAGCGACTGGGCGTGCGCGACCGGGTGGAGATGCTGCCGGGCGACGCCTTCGAGGTGCCGCTGACCCGGTCCTACGACCTGATCGTGGTCGGCAACGTGCTCTTCCACTTCCCGCCCGACCGGGCCGCGGCCCTGGTGCGCAGGCTCGCCGGTGCGCTCGCGCCGGACGGCAGGCTCGTCGTCATGGGGTTCACCACCGGCGACCAGCCGCCGGCCGAGGAGCCGCACGCCCACCTGCTGGGCCTGCTGATGCTCTCCTGGACGCGGGGCGGTGAGATGCACTCGACGGCCGCGCACCGCGGGATGCTGGCCGGGGCCGGCCTGACCGAGACCGAACTGCACGCCCGTCCGGGACTGCCCCTGCGCATCCTGGTCGCCTCCCGCCCGCGGCCCACCGCCTGA
- a CDS encoding nucleotide disphospho-sugar-binding domain-containing protein, which produces MRVLFTVSAWKGHWYPLVPLGWALQASGHEVRVACAPSQCEDLARAGLTPVPVLGEVDMVFLARLQNVWDAQAGRWPYAGLPPHPVTGAPMASLAEFPFGEFARESGTRLAGPTRLGFDAAVDLARRWRPDLVVHELLSMEGLLAARVLGVPAVLHLWGPVGTHEDEPGLHLRPEDPTGAFARHGAGELGPDLVEYVVDPCPGALRPRTSARRLPVRYVPYNGPGAAAPLAPAAAGRPRVCVVWGNSVTRMVGPQAAVLPAVVEAVAGLDVEVVLTANAADAAALGPLPPSVRVLEDHPLHQLLPGCAAVVHHGGAGTLMTALAAGVPQLALPCAMDQFVNARRLAASGAGLAVPAHRAAVAGVREAVAALLERPGHREAAGALRREVLALPSPLRLVADLEELAAR; this is translated from the coding sequence ATGCGTGTGCTGTTCACCGTCTCGGCCTGGAAGGGCCACTGGTATCCCCTGGTGCCGCTCGGCTGGGCGCTGCAGGCCTCGGGACACGAGGTGCGGGTGGCGTGCGCCCCGTCGCAGTGCGAGGACCTCGCCCGGGCGGGGCTGACCCCCGTGCCGGTGCTGGGCGAGGTCGACATGGTCTTCCTGGCCAGGCTGCAGAACGTGTGGGACGCGCAGGCGGGCCGGTGGCCGTACGCCGGGCTGCCGCCGCACCCGGTCACCGGCGCGCCCATGGCGTCCCTGGCCGAGTTCCCCTTCGGCGAGTTCGCCCGAGAGAGCGGCACCCGGCTCGCCGGGCCCACCCGCCTGGGCTTCGACGCGGCCGTCGACCTGGCCCGGCGCTGGCGTCCCGACCTGGTGGTGCACGAGCTGCTGAGCATGGAGGGCCTGCTCGCCGCGCGGGTCCTCGGCGTCCCCGCGGTGCTGCACCTGTGGGGGCCGGTCGGCACGCACGAGGACGAACCGGGGCTGCACCTGCGCCCGGAGGACCCCACCGGGGCGTTCGCCCGGCACGGCGCCGGTGAACTCGGCCCGGACCTCGTGGAGTACGTCGTCGACCCGTGCCCCGGGGCGCTGCGCCCGCGCACCTCGGCACGGCGGCTGCCGGTGCGCTACGTCCCGTACAACGGCCCGGGTGCCGCGGCGCCCCTCGCGCCGGCCGCCGCCGGGCGGCCCCGGGTCTGCGTGGTGTGGGGGAACTCGGTCACCCGGATGGTGGGACCGCAGGCCGCCGTCCTGCCCGCGGTGGTGGAGGCCGTCGCCGGGCTGGACGTGGAGGTGGTGCTCACCGCCAACGCCGCCGACGCGGCCGCGCTCGGTCCGCTGCCGCCGTCCGTGCGGGTGCTGGAGGACCACCCGCTGCACCAGTTGCTGCCCGGCTGTGCCGCGGTGGTCCACCACGGAGGCGCGGGCACGCTGATGACGGCGCTGGCCGCGGGCGTGCCGCAGCTGGCGCTGCCGTGCGCGATGGACCAGTTCGTCAACGCCCGGCGGCTGGCCGCGTCCGGCGCCGGCCTCGCCGTGCCCGCCCACCGGGCCGCGGTGGCCGGGGTGCGCGAGGCGGTGGCGGCGCTGCTGGAGCGCCCCGGCCACCGCGAGGCCGCCGGGGCGCTGCGCCGGGAGGTCCTCGCCCTGCCGTCGCCGCTGCGGCTGGTGGCGGACCTGGAGGAGCTGGCCGCGCGCTGA
- a CDS encoding ABC transporter permease, with product MTVMLELEIKRALRDWRFVLFTVGMPIIIYLSSARGQGHTLGGTSVAKYLLVSMAVFSAIGASLNTGGPRIAAEREVGWTRQLRLTSMSSGLYITAKVLTAAVVSLAATLTIFVFGALFNDVRMPAALWLASGAAVWLGSLVFCALSVMLGYMFSTTSITIGLMVVNMGFSMVGGLFWPVEIFPSWLRVVAELTPTYHLAELGHSAQLGHWPHPADVAVLGGYLVLFAALAAWMYRRDEIRV from the coding sequence ATGACCGTCATGCTGGAGCTGGAGATCAAGCGCGCCCTGCGCGACTGGCGCTTCGTCCTGTTCACCGTCGGGATGCCGATCATCATCTACCTGTCCTCCGCGCGCGGGCAGGGCCACACCCTCGGCGGCACCTCGGTGGCCAAGTACCTGCTGGTGTCCATGGCGGTGTTCAGCGCGATCGGCGCGTCCCTGAACACCGGCGGCCCGCGCATCGCCGCCGAGCGCGAGGTGGGCTGGACCCGCCAGCTGCGGCTCACCTCGATGTCCAGCGGCCTCTACATCACGGCGAAGGTCCTCACCGCCGCGGTGGTCAGCCTCGCCGCGACCCTGACCATCTTCGTCTTCGGCGCGCTCTTCAACGACGTCCGCATGCCCGCCGCGCTCTGGCTGGCCTCGGGCGCCGCCGTGTGGCTCGGCAGCCTCGTCTTCTGCGCGCTGAGCGTCATGCTGGGCTACATGTTCTCCACCACCTCGATCACCATCGGGCTGATGGTGGTGAACATGGGCTTCTCCATGGTGGGCGGCCTGTTCTGGCCGGTGGAGATCTTCCCGTCGTGGCTGCGCGTCGTGGCCGAGCTGACCCCGACGTACCACCTGGCGGAGCTGGGGCACAGCGCCCAGCTCGGGCACTGGCCGCACCCGGCCGACGTGGCCGTGCTCGGCGGCTACCTGGTGCTGTTCGCCGCGCTGGCCGCGTGGATGTACCGGCGGGACGAGATCCGGGTCTGA
- a CDS encoding ABC transporter ATP-binding protein translates to MPTANGSPPAPAISLTDVSKRYGDVHAVRGLSFTVEPGRTIGLLGPNGAGKSTTLDMLLGLVRPDAGEVRLFGQRPADAIRSGRVGAMLQTGGMMPEVRVRDVVRLAHKLARHPLPVDEIMRQADIEDIARHRVDKLSGGQRQRLRFALAIVEDPELIVLDEPTAGMDVAARNRFWQTMRAQTRAGRTLLFATHYMEEADSAADRILVMHEGRLLADSTPAEMKARAGLRRIAFTAPGAGPAALESLPGVLDAHVHGDSVVLRSADSDATVRALVLEGTSFRDLEITGMGLEQAYLSLTGEHAPPREKEPVR, encoded by the coding sequence ATGCCAACCGCCAACGGGAGCCCGCCGGCGCCCGCGATCAGCCTCACGGACGTGTCGAAGCGGTACGGCGACGTCCACGCCGTCCGCGGGCTCTCCTTCACGGTCGAACCGGGCCGGACGATCGGCCTGCTGGGCCCCAACGGCGCCGGCAAGTCGACCACCCTGGACATGCTGCTCGGTCTGGTGCGCCCCGACGCCGGCGAGGTGCGGCTGTTCGGGCAGCGCCCCGCCGACGCCATCCGCTCCGGCCGGGTCGGCGCCATGCTGCAGACCGGCGGCATGATGCCCGAGGTGAGGGTCCGCGACGTGGTCCGGCTGGCGCACAAGCTGGCCAGGCACCCCCTGCCCGTCGACGAGATCATGCGGCAGGCCGACATCGAGGACATCGCCCGGCACCGCGTGGACAAGCTCTCGGGCGGCCAGCGGCAGCGCCTGCGGTTCGCCCTCGCCATCGTCGAGGACCCCGAACTGATCGTGCTGGACGAGCCCACCGCCGGCATGGACGTGGCCGCCCGCAACCGGTTCTGGCAGACCATGCGGGCCCAGACCCGGGCCGGGCGCACCCTGCTGTTCGCCACCCACTACATGGAGGAGGCGGACAGCGCCGCCGACCGGATCCTGGTGATGCACGAGGGCCGGCTGCTCGCCGACTCCACCCCGGCCGAGATGAAGGCGCGGGCCGGGCTGCGCCGGATCGCGTTCACGGCGCCCGGCGCCGGGCCCGCGGCCCTGGAGTCGCTGCCGGGCGTGCTGGACGCGCACGTGCACGGCGACTCGGTCGTGCTGCGCAGCGCGGACTCCGACGCCACCGTCCGGGCCCTGGTGCTGGAGGGGACGTCCTTCCGGGACCTGGAGATCACCGGGATGGGCCTGGAACAGGCCTATCTGAGCCTGACCGGGGAGCACGCCCCGCCGCGCGAGAAGGAGCCGGTCCGATGA
- a CDS encoding ketoacyl-ACP synthase III family protein: protein MKYESVYVAGNGTWLPRPLPVGDAVAQGLCRAQDVARTDFLSATVSTGEPAVEMAARAARQALERSGLPPSAVDLLLYANVYYQGHDMWAPASYVQRAALGNRCPALEIRQMSNGGMAALELAATRLTASRGPSAVLTVAADRFCPPGIDRWFSDPGSVFGDGGSALVLSSEDGYARLRSLVTVANPHLEAMHRGDDPFGPAPFSVRSPLDVKACQKSYLATASMSETVARSAAGQREALEGALADAGTGLADIDWFVLPHFGRRRLVANYTTPLGIGLDRTTWSWFRGVGHLGAGDQFASLGRLVDTGAAGPGDRCLLMGVGAGFTWSSAVVEILRRPAWAGPDAAPAGTGPHAPTPHRVP, encoded by the coding sequence ATGAAGTACGAGTCGGTGTACGTCGCAGGCAACGGCACCTGGCTGCCGCGGCCCCTCCCGGTCGGTGACGCCGTGGCGCAGGGGCTGTGCCGCGCGCAGGACGTGGCCCGCACCGACTTCCTGTCCGCCACCGTCTCCACCGGCGAGCCCGCCGTCGAGATGGCGGCCCGGGCCGCCCGCCAGGCGCTGGAGCGCTCCGGGCTGCCGCCGTCCGCCGTGGACCTCCTGCTCTACGCCAACGTCTACTACCAGGGCCACGACATGTGGGCCCCGGCCTCCTACGTGCAGCGGGCGGCGCTGGGCAACCGGTGCCCGGCGCTGGAGATCCGCCAGATGTCCAACGGCGGCATGGCGGCACTGGAGCTGGCCGCCACCCGGCTCACCGCGTCCCGGGGCCCCTCGGCGGTGCTGACCGTCGCCGCGGACCGCTTCTGCCCGCCGGGCATCGACCGCTGGTTCAGCGACCCGGGCAGCGTCTTCGGGGACGGCGGATCCGCCCTGGTGCTGTCCAGCGAGGACGGTTACGCGCGGCTGCGCAGCCTGGTCACCGTCGCCAACCCGCACCTGGAGGCCATGCACCGCGGCGACGACCCCTTCGGCCCGGCGCCGTTCAGCGTGCGCAGCCCCCTGGACGTCAAGGCGTGCCAGAAGAGCTACCTGGCCACGGCCAGCATGAGCGAGACGGTCGCCCGCAGCGCGGCCGGGCAGCGCGAGGCCCTGGAGGGGGCGCTCGCCGACGCCGGCACCGGGCTGGCGGACATCGACTGGTTCGTCCTGCCGCACTTCGGGCGCCGCCGGCTGGTGGCCAACTACACCACCCCGCTGGGCATCGGCCTGGACCGCACCACCTGGTCCTGGTTCCGCGGGGTGGGCCACCTCGGTGCGGGCGACCAGTTCGCGAGCCTCGGCCGGCTCGTCGACACCGGGGCGGCCGGACCCGGCGACCGCTGCCTGCTCATGGGCGTGGGCGCCGGCTTCACCTGGTCGAGCGCGGTGGTCGAGATCCTGCGCCGTCCCGCGTGGGCCGGTCCGGACGCGGCGCCCGCCGGCACCGGACCGCACGCACCGACCCCCCACCGCGTGCCCTGA
- a CDS encoding aldo/keto reductase, whose amino-acid sequence MPHGKDDMDIRKLGAAGPEVSAVGLGCLGLTGGYGAVDEDAAVALVREALERGVTLLDTADFYGGGGVERLLGRALAGVRDRAVIATRGGAVFSGSGRPTAFDGSPAYLRQACEASLRRLGTDRIDLYYLARVDPAVPVEDSVGALAELVAEGKIGHIGLSEVSADVLRRAHAVHPVAAVATEYSLWSRDVEDTVLPAARELGVGLVACSPLGRGFLTGTVDAAALGARDYRRNHPRFSPDNAARNAVLLDGAARIAAESGVPLARLALAWVLARGQDVVAIPGTVRRAHLLENIAAAADRLGPAHVDSLAACFPAGAVAGSRLPVRPAPAGR is encoded by the coding sequence GTGCCTCACGGGAAGGACGACATGGACATCAGGAAGCTGGGCGCGGCCGGGCCCGAGGTCTCCGCGGTCGGGCTGGGCTGCCTCGGACTGACCGGCGGCTACGGTGCCGTGGACGAGGACGCCGCCGTCGCGCTCGTGCGCGAGGCGCTCGAACGGGGCGTCACGCTCCTGGACACCGCCGACTTCTACGGCGGGGGCGGCGTGGAACGGCTGCTGGGGCGCGCGCTGGCCGGCGTCCGCGACCGGGCCGTGATCGCCACCCGCGGCGGCGCGGTGTTCTCCGGGTCGGGGCGCCCGACCGCCTTCGACGGCTCGCCGGCGTACCTGCGGCAGGCCTGCGAGGCCTCCCTGCGACGGCTGGGCACGGACCGCATCGACCTGTACTACCTGGCCCGGGTCGACCCCGCGGTGCCGGTGGAGGACAGCGTGGGCGCCCTGGCGGAGCTGGTCGCCGAGGGCAAGATCGGACACATCGGGCTGTCCGAGGTCTCCGCGGACGTCCTGCGCCGCGCGCACGCCGTGCACCCCGTCGCCGCCGTCGCCACCGAGTACTCGCTGTGGTCCCGCGACGTGGAGGACACCGTCCTGCCGGCCGCGCGGGAACTGGGCGTCGGCCTCGTCGCGTGCAGCCCGCTCGGCCGGGGCTTCCTCACCGGCACGGTGGACGCCGCCGCGCTCGGCGCGCGCGACTACCGCCGCAACCACCCCCGGTTCAGCCCGGACAACGCCGCCCGCAACGCCGTCCTGCTCGACGGCGCCGCCCGCATCGCCGCCGAGAGCGGCGTCCCGCTGGCGCGCCTCGCCCTCGCCTGGGTGCTCGCCCGGGGACAGGACGTCGTCGCCATCCCCGGCACCGTCCGCCGCGCCCACCTGCTGGAGAACATCGCGGCCGCCGCCGACCGGCTGGGCCCGGCCCACGTCGACTCCCTCGCCGCGTGCTTCCCCGCCGGGGCGGTGGCCGGCTCCCGTCTGCCGGTCCGCCCCGCGCCGGCCGGCCGGTAA
- a CDS encoding aromatase/cyclase, with product MSKPESHVVERSTAVRAPADAVYELVVDVERWPQLIRSVAHVERTVHGAESDEVRVWAVRGHDRAAAWTSYRTLDRAARTVAFRNDPPTGPTRSSEGEWLVRETAGGTSELVSRHTFVLADGVPEQAAAEVAARIAEHAAGQLEELAYAAEHREELAALTISFEDPLFIGGTAEDSYALLYRAREWPDRFPHVTRIDMTEDERGIQFFDMDTLTPDGRAHTTRSVRVCMPHHKIVYKQISLAPLLTAHTGHWLFTETPEGIVASARHTATINPDALDLLFPGATVQDARAYLRKALSANSVSNLRFAKEYAEERAERRARERAERRARETAHA from the coding sequence GTGTCGAAGCCGGAATCCCATGTCGTCGAGCGGAGCACCGCGGTCCGGGCGCCCGCCGACGCCGTCTACGAACTGGTCGTCGACGTGGAGCGCTGGCCGCAGCTCATCCGCTCGGTGGCGCACGTCGAGCGCACGGTGCACGGCGCGGAGTCGGACGAGGTGCGGGTGTGGGCGGTGCGCGGTCACGACCGGGCCGCCGCCTGGACCTCGTACCGCACCCTGGACCGCGCCGCGCGCACCGTCGCCTTCCGCAACGACCCGCCCACCGGCCCCACCAGGTCCTCCGAGGGCGAGTGGCTGGTGCGGGAGACCGCCGGGGGGACCAGTGAGCTGGTCTCGCGGCACACCTTCGTGCTCGCGGACGGCGTGCCCGAGCAGGCCGCCGCCGAGGTCGCCGCGCGCATCGCGGAGCACGCGGCGGGCCAGCTGGAGGAACTGGCGTACGCGGCCGAGCACCGCGAGGAGCTGGCGGCGCTCACCATCTCCTTCGAGGACCCGCTGTTCATCGGCGGCACCGCCGAGGACTCGTACGCGCTGCTGTACCGCGCCCGGGAGTGGCCCGACCGCTTCCCGCACGTGACCCGGATCGACATGACCGAGGACGAGCGCGGCATCCAGTTCTTCGACATGGACACCCTCACCCCGGACGGCCGGGCCCACACCACCCGTTCGGTGCGCGTCTGCATGCCCCACCACAAGATCGTCTACAAGCAGATCAGCCTGGCGCCGCTGCTGACCGCCCACACCGGGCACTGGCTGTTCACCGAGACGCCCGAGGGCATCGTCGCCTCCGCGCGGCACACCGCGACCATCAACCCCGACGCCCTCGACCTGCTGTTCCCGGGCGCGACCGTGCAGGACGCCCGCGCCTACCTGCGCAAGGCGCTCAGCGCCAACAGCGTGAGCAACCTGCGCTTCGCCAAGGAGTACGCCGAGGAGCGGGCGGAGCGGCGGGCCCGGGAGCGGGCCGAGCGCCGCGCACGGGAGACGGCCCATGCCTGA
- a CDS encoding class I adenylate-forming enzyme family protein, whose protein sequence is MPDVLATARWREPLPLPEPALGELPRRAAALWPDRTALRHGERTLTFGELERATARCAAAVRQAVGTGAVVGAATVLAPVFASLYYGVARSGNTVVTLNPLVRGEALRHVLAASGTRLALLTREMWEKLAPFRDGLPDLATVVVLDCGTQGPPAGTVALEELLAAAPADDGRAERTDPDAVACVHFTSGTTGAPKAVPLTHRNLTVNAAQTAQAQGLDATSVTLNQLPLYHLMHLNSALWAGAAQVLCPDDDAAAAVAAADAYGATHWFSIPVRLARLAADPRLPDLRPRTVRGIFCGGSALPAGPARILSERFGIPVVQGYGLAEASPTVALDLPGRPRPGSCGPVVAGTECRVVGLGTRRVLAPGERGEIQIRGPQLMRGYLGPDGRRDFDEEGWFSTGDVGHLDEDGYLFVADRLGDVFKCDNEIVAPTEVEAVLARHPAVADCVVFGHPDEFSGSVAHALVVLREQGPDGPGSTPERVAEEVNADLAPFQRIQYIDAVPGLPRGPGGKVQRRVLRATALGA, encoded by the coding sequence ATGCCTGACGTCCTGGCCACCGCCCGCTGGCGGGAGCCGCTCCCCCTGCCGGAACCGGCGCTCGGGGAGCTGCCGCGCCGGGCGGCCGCCCTGTGGCCGGACCGGACCGCCCTGCGCCACGGCGAACGGACCCTGACCTTCGGGGAGCTGGAGCGCGCCACGGCCCGCTGCGCGGCCGCCGTCCGGCAGGCCGTGGGCACCGGCGCCGTCGTCGGCGCGGCCACCGTGCTCGCTCCGGTCTTCGCGAGCCTGTACTACGGCGTCGCCCGCAGCGGCAACACCGTGGTGACCCTGAACCCGCTGGTGCGGGGCGAGGCGCTGCGGCACGTCCTGGCCGCCTCGGGCACCCGGCTCGCCCTCCTCACCCGGGAGATGTGGGAGAAGCTCGCCCCCTTCCGGGACGGGCTGCCCGACCTGGCCACCGTCGTCGTCCTCGACTGCGGGACGCAGGGGCCGCCGGCCGGGACCGTCGCCCTGGAGGAACTGCTCGCCGCCGCCCCGGCCGACGACGGCCGGGCGGAACGGACCGACCCCGACGCCGTCGCCTGCGTGCACTTCACGAGCGGCACCACGGGCGCCCCCAAGGCCGTGCCGCTCACCCACCGCAACCTGACGGTGAACGCCGCCCAGACCGCGCAGGCGCAGGGCCTGGACGCCACCTCCGTCACCCTCAACCAGCTGCCGCTGTACCACCTCATGCACCTGAACTCGGCGCTGTGGGCGGGTGCCGCCCAGGTGCTGTGCCCGGACGACGACGCGGCGGCCGCCGTCGCCGCGGCCGACGCGTACGGCGCCACGCACTGGTTCAGCATCCCGGTGCGGCTCGCCCGGCTCGCGGCCGACCCCAGGCTGCCGGACCTGCGGCCCCGTACGGTCCGCGGCATCTTCTGCGGCGGCTCCGCGCTGCCCGCGGGGCCGGCGCGGATCCTGTCCGAGCGGTTCGGCATCCCGGTCGTCCAGGGCTACGGGCTGGCCGAGGCCTCACCGACGGTCGCCCTCGACCTGCCCGGCCGGCCCCGGCCCGGCTCCTGCGGCCCGGTGGTCGCCGGGACCGAGTGCCGCGTCGTCGGCCTCGGCACCCGCCGGGTGCTGGCACCCGGCGAGCGGGGCGAGATCCAGATCCGGGGGCCGCAGCTGATGCGCGGCTACCTCGGCCCGGACGGGCGGCGGGACTTCGACGAGGAGGGCTGGTTCTCCACCGGGGACGTCGGCCACCTCGACGAGGACGGCTACCTGTTCGTCGCCGACCGGCTGGGCGACGTCTTCAAGTGCGACAACGAGATCGTGGCCCCCACCGAGGTGGAGGCCGTCCTCGCCCGGCACCCGGCGGTCGCCGACTGCGTCGTCTTCGGCCATCCGGACGAGTTCAGCGGCTCCGTCGCGCACGCCCTGGTCGTCCTGCGCGAGCAGGGCCCGGACGGCCCCGGCAGCACACCGGAGCGCGTCGCCGAGGAGGTCAACGCCGACCTCGCGCCCTTCCAGCGCATCCAGTACATCGACGCGGTGCCCGGCCTGCCGCGCGGTCCCGGCGGCAAGGTCCAGCGCCGCGTGCTGCGCGCCACCGCCCTCGGCGCCTGA
- a CDS encoding antibiotic biosynthesis monooxygenase — MATLINELKVIGDVEDFERITAGITEYMRQQPGYVGHRMLRSLRRPGVFVEIAEWEKPEDHVRAVQSEGFRSRVQELAGVIEKPTPDLYELVHDSAPVQAA; from the coding sequence ATGGCCACTCTCATCAACGAACTCAAGGTCATCGGCGACGTCGAGGACTTCGAGCGGATCACCGCCGGCATCACCGAGTACATGCGGCAGCAGCCCGGCTACGTCGGCCACCGCATGCTGCGCTCCCTGCGCCGTCCCGGCGTCTTCGTGGAGATCGCCGAGTGGGAGAAGCCCGAGGACCACGTCCGCGCCGTGCAGAGCGAGGGCTTCCGCAGCCGCGTCCAGGAGCTGGCCGGCGTGATCGAGAAGCCGACCCCGGACCTGTACGAGCTGGTCCACGACAGCGCCCCGGTCCAGGCGGCCTGA
- a CDS encoding FAD-dependent oxidoreductase produces the protein MREPIEVLVVGAGPVGLTAAYELTRRGVRVRLVDAAAGPAATSRAIATHPRTMETYDQIGVLDAMLARSRRITAFTLFQNGRRLARLDADYSASPTRFPFTVTIEQVATEEVLRDALAARGVHVEWGVRLETFRQDPEGVTATLHAGGATETVRVPWLIGTDGGHSTVRKVLDLPLIGESNETWLLADATVDTELPPNSIYLIRTGGGTLMMAPLPGERRWRMLDTVDVSYGGDDTAVAERFSRKLTAGLGHRVRVDTPRWVSVFTAQQRMVPRMRVGRVFVAGDAAHVHSPASGQGMNTGVQEAYNLAWKLALVMRGHAREELLDTYAAERVPIGRALLSSTKRATQLVALKNALASVALPVVFTLARLLPPLRVRMQRTALGRVSGLNLAYPDSPLTSADGTQDTGPRPGERIGQVLPERAAAPGWTALAGELRDLRWTLLAFGGGPAVREAADRYGQWLSVRTVAEAAVPDPAGAAVPLADPGHVLRADLGAAPGSWLLIRPDGYLAARGTSLTDPATLAALALAGDGRAPLAAGAARAAAHATSQEEL, from the coding sequence GTGCGGGAACCCATCGAGGTGCTCGTCGTCGGCGCCGGTCCGGTCGGGCTGACGGCGGCGTACGAACTGACCCGGCGGGGTGTCCGGGTGCGACTCGTCGACGCGGCCGCCGGCCCGGCCGCGACCAGCCGGGCGATCGCCACCCATCCCCGGACCATGGAGACGTACGACCAGATCGGCGTGCTGGACGCGATGCTCGCCCGGTCCCGCCGGATCACCGCGTTCACGCTCTTCCAGAACGGGCGCCGGCTCGCCCGGCTCGACGCCGACTACAGCGCCAGCCCGACCCGGTTCCCCTTCACGGTGACCATCGAACAGGTCGCCACGGAGGAGGTGCTGCGCGACGCGCTCGCCGCCCGCGGCGTCCACGTCGAGTGGGGCGTGCGCCTGGAGACCTTCCGGCAGGACCCGGAGGGGGTCACCGCCACCCTGCACGCCGGCGGCGCCACCGAGACCGTCCGCGTCCCCTGGCTGATCGGCACCGACGGCGGGCACAGCACCGTCCGCAAGGTGCTGGACCTGCCGCTCATCGGCGAGTCCAACGAGACCTGGCTGCTCGCCGACGCCACGGTCGACACCGAACTGCCGCCCAACAGCATCTACTTGATCCGGACCGGCGGCGGCACCCTGATGATGGCCCCGCTGCCCGGGGAGCGCCGCTGGCGCATGCTCGACACGGTCGACGTCAGCTACGGCGGCGACGACACCGCGGTCGCCGAACGCTTCTCCCGCAAGCTCACGGCCGGACTCGGCCACCGGGTGCGCGTGGACACCCCGCGCTGGGTGTCCGTGTTCACCGCGCAGCAGCGCATGGTGCCGCGGATGCGGGTGGGCCGGGTCTTCGTCGCCGGGGACGCCGCCCACGTGCACAGCCCCGCCTCCGGCCAGGGCATGAACACCGGCGTGCAGGAGGCGTACAACCTCGCCTGGAAGCTGGCGCTGGTGATGCGCGGCCACGCCCGCGAGGAACTCCTCGACACCTACGCCGCCGAACGCGTCCCGATCGGCCGCGCGCTGCTCAGCTCCACCAAGCGCGCCACCCAGCTGGTCGCCCTGAAGAACGCCCTGGCGTCGGTGGCGCTGCCGGTCGTCTTCACCCTCGCCCGGCTGCTGCCGCCGCTGCGGGTCCGCATGCAGCGCACCGCGCTCGGCCGGGTCTCCGGACTCAACCTCGCCTACCCCGACAGCCCCCTGACGTCCGCCGACGGCACCCAGGACACCGGTCCGCGGCCCGGCGAGCGCATCGGGCAGGTGCTGCCGGAACGGGCCGCGGCCCCGGGCTGGACGGCGCTCGCCGGCGAACTGCGCGACCTGCGCTGGACCCTGCTCGCCTTCGGCGGCGGCCCGGCGGTGCGGGAGGCGGCCGACCGGTACGGGCAGTGGCTGTCCGTGCGCACGGTCGCCGAAGCCGCCGTCCCGGACCCGGCGGGGGCCGCCGTGCCGCTCGCCGACCCCGGACACGTGCTGCGCGCCGACCTGGGGGCGGCGCCCGGCTCCTGGCTGCTGATCCGGCCGGACGGCTACCTGGCCGCCCGCGGCACCTCGCTCACCGACCCCGCGACGCTCGCCGCGCTCGCCCTGGCGGGCGACGGGCGGGCCCCGCTGGCCGCCGGCGCGGCCCGCGCCGCCGCCCACGCGACTTCTCAGGAGGAACTGTGA